The following proteins come from a genomic window of Takifugu rubripes chromosome 11, fTakRub1.2, whole genome shotgun sequence:
- the sln gene encoding sarcolipin: protein MERSARELFLNFMIVLITVLLMWLLVKTYQD, encoded by the coding sequence ATGGAGCGCTCAGCCAGGGAGCTTTTCCTCAACTTCATGATCGTCTTAATCACTGTGCTGCTGATGTGGTTACTTGTGAAAACTTACCAGGACTGA
- the kbtbd3 gene encoding kelch repeat and BTB domain-containing protein 3 isoform X2 gives MKKNCPRSLDCPGPPERQTLLRTAESHSLQLLAALRSFRECSLMFDFTINVAGRAFPCHRCVLAASSDFFRAMFEVDMLERGDGSVTLDDQCLDAVSAFLDFAYSGEILITNGNVDTLFQLAAFLQVSVLLRACTEFLIGSLDLSNCLYLISIAEAYGSDSLLQSAKDFVVQNFCDLSKTQDFLNMQVNILEICLRSDALNVPSEEDVVTSLLRWIHHDRPGRGQLLPSLLSLTRLHHLPSLETLHSDVLLQESEACCTLISQAQDQQEQHSGLHTDARPATTQSYIYIHKTEENGETRHAFCYCLGTNQWKDLGKNLLEAAVMFPDPPGCCFTSYAEKIFVTGGCRGSCCRAIHLHVAQPSHDATDEAWCFCPVTLTCTPTPAMLKARTMHAAVTCLDRVYVIGGRTRGSTGEAPSLVEVEYYNPLTKTWCSVSPLPTAIFYPEATSCGSLIYTLGSEVEFTETFNPLLDCFFCYDAQKDQWNRLVAEFGQFFHAILVKAVSNNDTLHLCDLSTYKVYSFCPETCVWKGQGSFECAGFNAGAVGTRDRIYILGGDYSPDEITDDVQVYHSERSEWEELSPMPRALTEFHCQLISFTRHRDPWDATL, from the exons ATGAAGAAGAACTGTCCAAGGTCCCTAGATT GCCCCGGGCCCCCAGAACGCCAGACCCTTCTCCGGACAGCTGAGTCCCacagcctgcagctcctggctgcGCTCAGGTCATTTCGAGAGTGCAGCTTGATGTTTGACTTCACCATTAATGTGGCGGGACGTGCTTTTCCCTGCCACCGTTGTGTTCTAGCTGCAAGCAGTGATTTCTTCAG GGCTATGTTTGAGGTGGATATGCTAGAGCGTGGTGATGGTTCAGTGACTCTGGATGACCAATGTCTGGACGCAGTCAGCGCTTTCCTGGATTTTGCTTATTCTGGAGAAATACTGATCACCAATGGCAACGTAGACACACTGTTTCAGCTTGCTGCTTTTCTTCAG GTCTCGGTTCTTTTGCGGGCATGCACCGAATTTCTGATAGGAAGTCTGGATCTTTCTAACTGTCTCTATCTGATCTCCATCGCTGAGGCTTATGGCTCTGACTCCCTCCTCCAAAGTGCCAAAGACTTTGTGGTTCAGAACTTCTGCGATCTCTCTAAAACTCAGGACTTTCTCAACATGCAG GTGAATATCTTAGAAATTTGCCTGCGGTCTGATGCTTTAAATGTGCCCAGTGAGGAAGATGTAGTGACATCACTTCTCAGATGGATTCACCATGACCGACCAGGAAGAGGACAACTATTGCCCAGCTTGTTGTCCTTAACCAGACTACATCATCTACCATCCCTGGAG ACTCTGCATTCAgatgttctccttcaggagAGCGAGGCCTGTTGCACGTTGATCTCACAGGCTCAGGACCAACAGGAACAGCACAGTGGCCTGCACACCGATGCCAGGCCGGCCACCACACAGTCCTACATCTACATCCACAAGACAGAAGAGAACGGAGAGACCCGGCATGCCTTCTGCTACTGTCTGGGAACCAATCAATGGAAAGATTTGGGAAAAAATCTCTTGGAGGCAGCTGTCATGTTTCCAGACCCACCAGGATGCTGTTTTACTAGCTATGCAGAAAAG ATCTTTGTGACAGGTGGTTGCCGGGGGAGCTGCTGCCGTGCAATACATCTACATGTAGCTCAGCCATCCCATGATGCCACAGACGAGGCCTGGTGCTTCTGTCCGGTTACCCTAACCTGTACACCCACTCCAGCCATGCTGAAAGCTAGAACCATGCATGCAGCTGTCACATGTCTTGACAGAGTGTATGTCATAGGAGGGCGGACCAGAGGATCTACAGGGGAAGCTCCCAGTCTGGTTGAG GTGGAATATTACAACCCTCTGACCAAGACCTGGTGCTCAGTCAGCCCCCTCCCCACTGCCATCTTCTACCCAGAGGCAACTTCCTGTGGCAGCCTCATCTACACTCTGGGATCTGAGGTGGAGTTCACAGAGACATTTAATCCCTTACTGGACTGCTTCTTCTGCTATGATGCTCAAAAGGACCAGTGGAACCGTCTGGTTGCGGAATTTGGTCAGTTCTTCCACGCAATTCTAGTCAAGGCTGTGTCAAACAATGATACTCTTCATCTATGTGACCTGTCCACATATAAG GTCTACAGCTTTTGTCCAGAGACCTGCGTATGGAAAGGTCAAGGGTCATTTGAGTGTGCAGGGTTCAATGCTGGAGCAGTTGGTACCAGAGACAGAATCTACATCCTGGGTGGAGACTATTCACCTGATGAGATCACTGATGATGTTCAG GTGTATCACAGTGAGcggagtgaatgggaggaacTGAGCCCGATGCCCAGAGCCCTCACCGAGTTCCACTGTCAGCTCATCAGCTTTACCAGACACAGAGATCCCTGGGATGCTACACTGTGA
- the kbtbd3 gene encoding kelch repeat and BTB domain-containing protein 3 isoform X1 codes for MDVSPRSPQCFTSKWPLTSKSDFQQGPGPPERQTLLRTAESHSLQLLAALRSFRECSLMFDFTINVAGRAFPCHRCVLAASSDFFRAMFEVDMLERGDGSVTLDDQCLDAVSAFLDFAYSGEILITNGNVDTLFQLAAFLQVSVLLRACTEFLIGSLDLSNCLYLISIAEAYGSDSLLQSAKDFVVQNFCDLSKTQDFLNMQVNILEICLRSDALNVPSEEDVVTSLLRWIHHDRPGRGQLLPSLLSLTRLHHLPSLETLHSDVLLQESEACCTLISQAQDQQEQHSGLHTDARPATTQSYIYIHKTEENGETRHAFCYCLGTNQWKDLGKNLLEAAVMFPDPPGCCFTSYAEKIFVTGGCRGSCCRAIHLHVAQPSHDATDEAWCFCPVTLTCTPTPAMLKARTMHAAVTCLDRVYVIGGRTRGSTGEAPSLVEVEYYNPLTKTWCSVSPLPTAIFYPEATSCGSLIYTLGSEVEFTETFNPLLDCFFCYDAQKDQWNRLVAEFGQFFHAILVKAVSNNDTLHLCDLSTYKVYSFCPETCVWKGQGSFECAGFNAGAVGTRDRIYILGGDYSPDEITDDVQVYHSERSEWEELSPMPRALTEFHCQLISFTRHRDPWDATL; via the exons ATGGATGTATCTCCAAGGTCCCCCCAATGTTTCACAAGCAAATGGCCTCTGACAAGTAAATCTGATTTCCAACAAGGCCCCGGGCCCCCAGAACGCCAGACCCTTCTCCGGACAGCTGAGTCCCacagcctgcagctcctggctgcGCTCAGGTCATTTCGAGAGTGCAGCTTGATGTTTGACTTCACCATTAATGTGGCGGGACGTGCTTTTCCCTGCCACCGTTGTGTTCTAGCTGCAAGCAGTGATTTCTTCAG GGCTATGTTTGAGGTGGATATGCTAGAGCGTGGTGATGGTTCAGTGACTCTGGATGACCAATGTCTGGACGCAGTCAGCGCTTTCCTGGATTTTGCTTATTCTGGAGAAATACTGATCACCAATGGCAACGTAGACACACTGTTTCAGCTTGCTGCTTTTCTTCAG GTCTCGGTTCTTTTGCGGGCATGCACCGAATTTCTGATAGGAAGTCTGGATCTTTCTAACTGTCTCTATCTGATCTCCATCGCTGAGGCTTATGGCTCTGACTCCCTCCTCCAAAGTGCCAAAGACTTTGTGGTTCAGAACTTCTGCGATCTCTCTAAAACTCAGGACTTTCTCAACATGCAG GTGAATATCTTAGAAATTTGCCTGCGGTCTGATGCTTTAAATGTGCCCAGTGAGGAAGATGTAGTGACATCACTTCTCAGATGGATTCACCATGACCGACCAGGAAGAGGACAACTATTGCCCAGCTTGTTGTCCTTAACCAGACTACATCATCTACCATCCCTGGAG ACTCTGCATTCAgatgttctccttcaggagAGCGAGGCCTGTTGCACGTTGATCTCACAGGCTCAGGACCAACAGGAACAGCACAGTGGCCTGCACACCGATGCCAGGCCGGCCACCACACAGTCCTACATCTACATCCACAAGACAGAAGAGAACGGAGAGACCCGGCATGCCTTCTGCTACTGTCTGGGAACCAATCAATGGAAAGATTTGGGAAAAAATCTCTTGGAGGCAGCTGTCATGTTTCCAGACCCACCAGGATGCTGTTTTACTAGCTATGCAGAAAAG ATCTTTGTGACAGGTGGTTGCCGGGGGAGCTGCTGCCGTGCAATACATCTACATGTAGCTCAGCCATCCCATGATGCCACAGACGAGGCCTGGTGCTTCTGTCCGGTTACCCTAACCTGTACACCCACTCCAGCCATGCTGAAAGCTAGAACCATGCATGCAGCTGTCACATGTCTTGACAGAGTGTATGTCATAGGAGGGCGGACCAGAGGATCTACAGGGGAAGCTCCCAGTCTGGTTGAG GTGGAATATTACAACCCTCTGACCAAGACCTGGTGCTCAGTCAGCCCCCTCCCCACTGCCATCTTCTACCCAGAGGCAACTTCCTGTGGCAGCCTCATCTACACTCTGGGATCTGAGGTGGAGTTCACAGAGACATTTAATCCCTTACTGGACTGCTTCTTCTGCTATGATGCTCAAAAGGACCAGTGGAACCGTCTGGTTGCGGAATTTGGTCAGTTCTTCCACGCAATTCTAGTCAAGGCTGTGTCAAACAATGATACTCTTCATCTATGTGACCTGTCCACATATAAG GTCTACAGCTTTTGTCCAGAGACCTGCGTATGGAAAGGTCAAGGGTCATTTGAGTGTGCAGGGTTCAATGCTGGAGCAGTTGGTACCAGAGACAGAATCTACATCCTGGGTGGAGACTATTCACCTGATGAGATCACTGATGATGTTCAG GTGTATCACAGTGAGcggagtgaatgggaggaacTGAGCCCGATGCCCAGAGCCCTCACCGAGTTCCACTGTCAGCTCATCAGCTTTACCAGACACAGAGATCCCTGGGATGCTACACTGTGA